A genome region from Magnolia sinica isolate HGM2019 chromosome 8, MsV1, whole genome shotgun sequence includes the following:
- the LOC131253663 gene encoding uncharacterized protein LOC131253663 isoform X3 — MSLLPSEKDIYGGYMVAFAGRKYAARSLPVFVANKDYILTSFTLVLEFQEGTLQNFFWKQDGCASCSGKSAFICVKQLGCAIRTSSCNSHGGPVDCSLSIQLAFSGTDRNYDVLNSWYEVANLKQYSLFNLYSDLKDSLSILNGNIL, encoded by the exons ATGTCCCTATTGCCTTCAGAAAAG GATATTTATGGTGGGTACATGGTAGCATTTGCAGGCCGCAAATATGCTGCAAGGTCTCTCCCTGTTTTTGTTGCAAACAAGGACTACATCTTGACGAGCTTTACTCTG GTACTTGAATTTCAAGAAGGAACGCTGCAGAACTTCTTTTGGAAGCAAGACGGGTGCGCTTCATGTTCTGGGAAGTCGGCTTTCATTTGTGTTAAACAGTTAGGCTGTGCAATCAGAACTTCAAGCTGCAATAGCCATGGCGGTCCAGTTGACTGCAGCCTCAGCATACAGCTAGCTTTCTCAGGCACAGATAGGAATTACGATGTTCTCAACTCATGGTATGAGGTGGCCAATCTCAAGCAGTACTCTCTCTTCAACCTGTACTCTGACCTCAAGGATTCTCTCTCCATCCTGAATGGTAATATCCTCTAG
- the LOC131253665 gene encoding BTB/POZ domain-containing protein At3g08570 isoform X1, translated as MVSENPFPSFKRSGTANICNSIAKRIFSDVAGDITVDVDGQSFLLHKFPLVSRSGKIRKMVADSRDTDLSMLELLNVPGGPQTFELAAKFCYGTNFEITTVNVAPLRCAAEYLEMTEDYREENLIARTETYLNEIVMPSLEKSVEVLSTCESLLPIADEVGILDRCVDAIAMNASKEQLVSGLSRLECNGGSGKLKTDFGEWWVEDLSVLRIDLYQRVITAMRKTGVRSDSITASLIHFAQSSLKGIGKRQAWEPARMKTNAGMDVENEQRVVLEILVSLLPIEKSVPLTFLFGMLKMAIVLDTSVACRLELERRIGLQLEMVSLDDLLIPSLQSGDSLFDVDTVHRILVNFLQRIEEEEPEESSQYGYESEGLESPSHASVLKVGRLIDGYLAEIAPDPYLKLQKFMAIIELLPDYARVVDDGLYRAVDIYLKAHPSMTELECKKLCKLIDCQKLSQEASSHAAQNERLPVQMAIRILYFEQLRLKNALGGSSGDGFLSQRMSSGVPSAAMSPRDNYASLRRENRELKLEISRMRVRLSELEKEQVFMKQGMMGKPGEGKTFLSSLSRGFGIFGRPVAGKRPKCTRKGQGSEGKSGRRRRHSTS; from the exons ATGGTGTCTGAAAATCCTTTCCCTTCTTTCAAGCGCTCGGGAACTGCGAATATCTGCAATTCCATCGCGAAAAG GATCTTTTCAGATGTTGCAGGGGATATAACAGTTGATGTTGATGGCCAATCCTTCTTATTACATAAG TTTCCTCTGGTCTCCCGGAGTGGAAAGATCCGAAAAATGGTGGCGGATTCCCGTGATACAGACCTATCAATGCTGGAGCTTCTCAACGTACCAGGTGGGCCGCAAACCTTTGAACTTGCGGCCAAGTTCTGTTATGGCACAAACTTTGAGATCACTACTGTGAATGTGGCTCCCCTTCGTTGTGCTGCTGAATACCTGGAGATGACCGAAGATTACAGAGAAGAAAACCTCATCGCCAGGACGGAAACCTACTTGAATGAGATAGTCATGCCAAGCCTTGAGAAATCAGTGGAAGTTCTGTCGACCTGCGAGAGTCTGCTTCCTATTGCAGACGAAGTGGGTATCCTCGACAGATGTGTGGATGCAATTGCGATGAATGCTAGCAAGGAGCAGTTGGTCTCTGGCTTGTCTCGACTGGAGTGCAATGGTGGGTCTGGGAAATTGAAGACGGATTTTGGAGAATGGTGGGTTGAGGATCTCTCTGTTCTGAGGATAGATCTTTATCAGCGAGTGATCACGGCCATGAGAAAGACGGGTGTTCGATCAGACAGCATTACAGCGTCTTTGATTCATTTCGCCCAGAGCTCCTTGAAAGGTATTGGAAAACGTCAGGCATGGGAGCCAGCAAGGATGAAAACGAATGCTGGGATGGATGTGGAAAATGAACAGCGAGTGGTTCTGGAGATCCTCGTTAGTCTTTTGCCGATAGAGAAATCTGTCCCGTTGACATTTCTGTTCGGAATGCTGAAGATGGCGATTGTCTTGGATACCTCCGTTGCTTGCAGACTTGAACTGGAGAGGAGAATTGGATTGCAGCTGGAAATGGTGTCGCTTGATGATCTGCTAATCCCTTCATTGCAGTCAGGAGATTCTCTGTTTGATGTGGATACTGTCCATCGCATACTGGTGAATTTTCTGCAACGGATTGAAGAGGAAGAGCCCGAAGAATCGTCACAGTATGGTTACGAATCTGAAGGTCTGGAGTCTCCGAGCCATGCTTCTGTTTTGAAGGTCGGCCGTCTGATTGATGGGTATCTTGCGGAAATTGCGCCTGATCCTTATCTGAAGTTGCAAAAGTTCATGGCTATCATTGAGCTCCTGCCGGATTATGCCCGTGTGGTTGATGATGGCCTCTACAGGGCTGTTGATATATACTTAAAG GCGCATCCGTCTATGACTGAGCTGGAATGCAAGAAGCTCTGCAAGCTCATTGACTGCCAGAAGCTCTCGCAAGAGGCGTCCAGCCATGCAGCCCAGAATGAGCGCCTCCCTGTCCAGATGGCGATCCGTATCCTCTACTTCGAGCAGCTTCGCCTCAAGAATGCCCTCGGCGGGAGCTCTGGCGATGGTTTCCTATCGCAGAGGATGAGCAGCGGGGTCCCCAGCGCAGCCATGTCCCCACGCGACAACTATGCGTCCCTGCGGCGGGAGAACCGCGAGCTGAAGCTCGAGATATCGAGGATGCGGGTCCGGCTCAGTGAGCTGGAGAAGGAGCAAGTGTTCATGAAGCAGGGGATGATGGGGAAGCCTGGGGAGGGGAAAACATTTCTATCATCTCTGTCAAGGGGGTTTGGGATCTTCGGCAGGCCTGTGGCAGGGAAGCGGCCCAAGTGCACGAGGAAGGGTCAGGGTTCTGAGGGGAAGAGTGGCAGGAGGCGGAGGCATTCCACATCGTGA
- the LOC131253665 gene encoding BTB/POZ domain-containing protein At3g08570 isoform X2: MVADSRDTDLSMLELLNVPGGPQTFELAAKFCYGTNFEITTVNVAPLRCAAEYLEMTEDYREENLIARTETYLNEIVMPSLEKSVEVLSTCESLLPIADEVGILDRCVDAIAMNASKEQLVSGLSRLECNGGSGKLKTDFGEWWVEDLSVLRIDLYQRVITAMRKTGVRSDSITASLIHFAQSSLKGIGKRQAWEPARMKTNAGMDVENEQRVVLEILVSLLPIEKSVPLTFLFGMLKMAIVLDTSVACRLELERRIGLQLEMVSLDDLLIPSLQSGDSLFDVDTVHRILVNFLQRIEEEEPEESSQYGYESEGLESPSHASVLKVGRLIDGYLAEIAPDPYLKLQKFMAIIELLPDYARVVDDGLYRAVDIYLKAHPSMTELECKKLCKLIDCQKLSQEASSHAAQNERLPVQMAIRILYFEQLRLKNALGGSSGDGFLSQRMSSGVPSAAMSPRDNYASLRRENRELKLEISRMRVRLSELEKEQVFMKQGMMGKPGEGKTFLSSLSRGFGIFGRPVAGKRPKCTRKGQGSEGKSGRRRRHSTS; the protein is encoded by the exons ATGGTGGCGGATTCCCGTGATACAGACCTATCAATGCTGGAGCTTCTCAACGTACCAGGTGGGCCGCAAACCTTTGAACTTGCGGCCAAGTTCTGTTATGGCACAAACTTTGAGATCACTACTGTGAATGTGGCTCCCCTTCGTTGTGCTGCTGAATACCTGGAGATGACCGAAGATTACAGAGAAGAAAACCTCATCGCCAGGACGGAAACCTACTTGAATGAGATAGTCATGCCAAGCCTTGAGAAATCAGTGGAAGTTCTGTCGACCTGCGAGAGTCTGCTTCCTATTGCAGACGAAGTGGGTATCCTCGACAGATGTGTGGATGCAATTGCGATGAATGCTAGCAAGGAGCAGTTGGTCTCTGGCTTGTCTCGACTGGAGTGCAATGGTGGGTCTGGGAAATTGAAGACGGATTTTGGAGAATGGTGGGTTGAGGATCTCTCTGTTCTGAGGATAGATCTTTATCAGCGAGTGATCACGGCCATGAGAAAGACGGGTGTTCGATCAGACAGCATTACAGCGTCTTTGATTCATTTCGCCCAGAGCTCCTTGAAAGGTATTGGAAAACGTCAGGCATGGGAGCCAGCAAGGATGAAAACGAATGCTGGGATGGATGTGGAAAATGAACAGCGAGTGGTTCTGGAGATCCTCGTTAGTCTTTTGCCGATAGAGAAATCTGTCCCGTTGACATTTCTGTTCGGAATGCTGAAGATGGCGATTGTCTTGGATACCTCCGTTGCTTGCAGACTTGAACTGGAGAGGAGAATTGGATTGCAGCTGGAAATGGTGTCGCTTGATGATCTGCTAATCCCTTCATTGCAGTCAGGAGATTCTCTGTTTGATGTGGATACTGTCCATCGCATACTGGTGAATTTTCTGCAACGGATTGAAGAGGAAGAGCCCGAAGAATCGTCACAGTATGGTTACGAATCTGAAGGTCTGGAGTCTCCGAGCCATGCTTCTGTTTTGAAGGTCGGCCGTCTGATTGATGGGTATCTTGCGGAAATTGCGCCTGATCCTTATCTGAAGTTGCAAAAGTTCATGGCTATCATTGAGCTCCTGCCGGATTATGCCCGTGTGGTTGATGATGGCCTCTACAGGGCTGTTGATATATACTTAAAG GCGCATCCGTCTATGACTGAGCTGGAATGCAAGAAGCTCTGCAAGCTCATTGACTGCCAGAAGCTCTCGCAAGAGGCGTCCAGCCATGCAGCCCAGAATGAGCGCCTCCCTGTCCAGATGGCGATCCGTATCCTCTACTTCGAGCAGCTTCGCCTCAAGAATGCCCTCGGCGGGAGCTCTGGCGATGGTTTCCTATCGCAGAGGATGAGCAGCGGGGTCCCCAGCGCAGCCATGTCCCCACGCGACAACTATGCGTCCCTGCGGCGGGAGAACCGCGAGCTGAAGCTCGAGATATCGAGGATGCGGGTCCGGCTCAGTGAGCTGGAGAAGGAGCAAGTGTTCATGAAGCAGGGGATGATGGGGAAGCCTGGGGAGGGGAAAACATTTCTATCATCTCTGTCAAGGGGGTTTGGGATCTTCGGCAGGCCTGTGGCAGGGAAGCGGCCCAAGTGCACGAGGAAGGGTCAGGGTTCTGAGGGGAAGAGTGGCAGGAGGCGGAGGCATTCCACATCGTGA